A region from the Methanofollis liminatans DSM 4140 genome encodes:
- a CDS encoding DUF58 domain-containing protein has translation MEDVADLIRRVRPAPLRAVLSSAGQFAGARRSALVGQGIEFAGIRAYVPGDDVRAIDWKVTARRSDPFVREYAEDREMTLYVAVDCSASAGFGGKERTAIEAVAALILGAESCGDRAGLCLFSDRVEERIPARRGRRHTAVLLSSLLKRRPFSGGTDIPALARFLSSAVRPRCTIAVISDFLSPPFSRDLALLRHRHEVVLLRVADPIEHDLPDLGLVALEDAESGEQTVVDTSDPAFRERYRAAAALAEQDLTRDAAGCRTPLVAVPMDAGLADALQGRR, from the coding sequence ATGGAGGACGTCGCCGACCTGATCAGGCGGGTGCGGCCGGCGCCCCTGCGGGCGGTCCTCTCCAGCGCCGGGCAGTTCGCCGGCGCCCGCCGGTCCGCCCTCGTCGGCCAGGGGATCGAGTTCGCCGGGATCAGGGCCTATGTCCCGGGCGACGACGTCAGGGCGATCGACTGGAAGGTGACCGCCCGCCGGAGCGACCCTTTTGTGCGCGAATATGCCGAGGACCGCGAGATGACCCTGTATGTCGCCGTCGACTGCTCGGCCTCCGCGGGATTCGGCGGAAAAGAGAGGACTGCGATCGAGGCAGTCGCCGCCCTCATCCTCGGGGCGGAGTCCTGCGGCGACCGTGCAGGTCTCTGCCTCTTCTCCGACCGGGTGGAGGAACGCATCCCGGCCCGGCGAGGGCGGCGGCACACCGCCGTGCTCCTCTCCTCTCTTCTCAAACGGCGGCCCTTCTCCGGGGGCACCGACATCCCCGCCCTTGCCCGTTTCCTCTCATCGGCGGTGCGCCCCAGGTGCACGATCGCCGTCATCTCCGACTTCCTATCCCCGCCGTTCTCCAGAGACCTCGCCCTCCTCAGGCACCGCCACGAGGTCGTCCTCCTCAGGGTCGCCGATCCCATCGAGCACGACCTCCCTGACCTCGGCCTTGTCGCCCTGGAGGATGCCGAGAGCGGCGAGCAGACCGTCGTCGACACCTCTGACCCCGCCTTCAGGGAACGCTACCGTGCGGCCGCCGCGCTCGCCGAACAGGACCTCACACGCGACGCGGCCGGATGCAGAACACCCCTGGTGGCCGTCCCTATGGACGCCGGGCTTGCAGACGCCCTCCAAGG